The following coding sequences are from one Beggiatoa alba B18LD window:
- the erpA gene encoding iron-sulfur cluster insertion protein ErpA, which yields MNAVAEELTPSPLLFTDNAAVKVKQLIEEENSGDLMLRVFVQGGGCSGFQYGFTFDENIQDGDTVVENQGVKLLIDPMSFQYLIGAEIDYTESLEGSQFVIRNPNATTSCGCGSSFSV from the coding sequence ATGAATGCTGTTGCTGAAGAATTAACACCCTCCCCTTTACTGTTTACTGACAACGCAGCTGTTAAAGTCAAGCAATTGATTGAAGAAGAGAACAGTGGAGATTTAATGTTACGTGTGTTCGTGCAAGGGGGCGGTTGTTCTGGTTTCCAATATGGTTTCACCTTTGATGAAAACATTCAAGACGGTGATACTGTTGTAGAAAACCAAGGGGTTAAATTATTAATTGACCCGATGAGTTTTCAATATTTAATCGGTGCGGAAATTGACTACACAGAAAGTTTAGAAGGTTCACAATTTGTGATTCGTAATCCTAACGCAACGACAAGCTGTGGTTGTGGTTCTTCCTTTTCTGTATAA